Below is a window of Agrobacterium vitis DNA.
CAGCCGTGACGCCGCGCATCAAAATCTTGCTGAGCGTGGTCTTGCCGCACCCGCTTTCGCCCACCAGCCCCAAGGTTTCACCGCGAAAAATATCGAAGGAGACATCGTTGACGGCCAAAGTTGGCGAAGACGGGCGCGAGAAAAATCCGTTTGACCCCTTGGACTGGAAGGATTTGAAAATATTGCGCACCGAAAGCAACACGCCGTCGCCGCCGGACGGCACGCGACATTTGTCCATCAACCGGCCGGTATCGACGTGGATTTCGCGAAGTGGTTTCAGGCGCTCATTGCGGTCCATGTCGAAATGCGGCACCGCCTGCATCAGGCCCTTGGTATAGGCATGTTGCGGCGCGCTGAAAATTGCTTCGACCGGACCGGATTCCATTACCTCGCCGCGGTAGATCACCACGACTTCATCGGCAAGACTGGCGACGACACCGAGATCATGGGTGATCAACAGGATCGCCATGCCAAGCTTTTCCTGCAATTCTTTCAGGAGCTTGAGGATCTGTGCCTGGATGGTCACGTCAAGCGCCGTGGTCGGTTCATCGGCAATCAACAGCGCCGGATTGCAGATCAGCGCCATGGCGATCATCGCCCGCTGGCGCATGCCGCCGGACAGTTCGAACGGGTACATGGTCGCCACACGGGCCGGGTCGTTGAACCCGACCAGCCCCAGCATTTCCTCCAGCCGTTCCTGGCGTTCGCGCGGCGAGAACGTGGTGTGGACCCGCAACACTTCCTCGATCTGGTTGCCGACGGTATGGACCGGCGAAAACGAGGTCATCGGCTCCTGGAAGATCATGCCAATCCGGTTGCCGCGAATCTGGCGGATCTGGCGACCATCATAGGGCAAAGACAGCAGATCGACCTGGGCTGCCTTTTGCGGATCATTAAAAACAACCCGGCCATTGATCTGCGCCAAGTTGGATTCGATCCCCATGATCGAGCGTCCAAGCACGGATTTACCCGACCCGGATTCACCGACCAGCGCCGTAACCTTGCCGGGCTGCAGCGTCA
It encodes the following:
- a CDS encoding ABC transporter ATP-binding protein, with amino-acid sequence MAECADLLYVDNISVSFPLLGASIQAVKSFSMTLQPGKVTALVGESGSGKSVLGRSIMGIESNLAQINGRVVFNDPQKAAQVDLLSLPYDGRQIRQIRGNRIGMIFQEPMTSFSPVHTVGNQIEEVLRVHTTFSPRERQERLEEMLGLVGFNDPARVATMYPFELSGGMRQRAMIAMALICNPALLIADEPTTALDVTIQAQILKLLKELQEKLGMAILLITHDLGVVASLADEVVVIYRGEVMESGPVEAIFSAPQHAYTKGLMQAVPHFDMDRNERLKPLREIHVDTGRLMDKCRVPSGGDGVLLSVRNIFKSFQSKGSNGFFSRPSSPTLAVNDVSFDIFRGETLGLVGESGCGKTTLSKILMRGVTADHGTAVYHGTDGPLDMLKAEGSKLQDLRTRIQMVFQDPVSSLSPRMTVRGIISEPLEIHDRGNRAARLDLVNRLIHAIGLPETALGRYPHSFSGGQRQRIGIARSLALGPDLVICDEPVSALDVSVQAQILNLMKDLKSELGLTYLFISHNLAVVNYMADRVAVMYAGRIVEIAPCEVIMRDPVHPYTKKLLAAVPLPNLDHPMDFNLIGEPSLAAKKRWARHFHDEGDPATLAHADLGGGHLVLARREVDARELRS